The following coding sequences lie in one Streptomyces sp. NBC_00510 genomic window:
- a CDS encoding pyridoxal phosphate-dependent aminotransferase, producing the protein MTAATERRVSARIGSISESATLAVDAKAKALKAAGRPVIGFGAGEPDFPTPDYIVEAAVEACRNPKYHRYTPAGGLPELKAAIAAKTLRDSGYEVDASQILVTNGGKQAIYEAFAAILDPGDEVIVPAPYWTTYPESIRLAGGVPVDVVADETTGYRVSVEQLEAARTEKTKVVLFVSPSNPTGAVYTEAETEAIGRWAVEHGLWVLTDEIYEHLVYGGAAAVSLPALFPELRDKCVVVNGVAKTYAMTGWRVGWIIGPKDVVKAATNLQSHATSNVSNVAQVAALAAVSGDLVAVAEMRKAFDRRRQTIVRMLNEIPGVVCPEPEGAFYAYPSVKALLGKEIRGKRPQSSVELAGLILEEAEVAVVPGEAFGTPGYLRLSYALGDEDLVEGVSRLQKLLGEAKA; encoded by the coding sequence CGACGCTCGCCGTGGACGCGAAGGCCAAGGCCCTCAAGGCCGCCGGGCGACCGGTCATCGGCTTCGGAGCCGGCGAGCCCGACTTCCCGACGCCCGACTACATCGTCGAGGCGGCCGTGGAGGCGTGCCGCAATCCGAAGTACCACCGCTACACCCCGGCCGGCGGCCTGCCGGAGCTGAAGGCCGCGATCGCCGCCAAGACGCTGCGCGACTCCGGCTACGAGGTCGACGCCTCCCAGATCCTGGTCACCAACGGCGGCAAGCAGGCCATCTACGAGGCCTTCGCCGCGATCCTCGACCCGGGTGACGAGGTCATCGTCCCGGCGCCGTACTGGACGACCTACCCGGAGTCGATCCGGCTGGCCGGCGGTGTCCCGGTGGATGTGGTCGCCGACGAGACGACCGGTTACCGGGTCTCCGTCGAGCAGCTGGAGGCCGCCCGCACGGAGAAGACCAAGGTCGTGCTCTTCGTGTCGCCGTCCAACCCGACCGGCGCCGTCTACACCGAGGCCGAGACCGAGGCGATCGGCCGCTGGGCCGTCGAGCACGGCCTGTGGGTGCTGACCGACGAGATCTACGAGCACCTGGTCTACGGGGGCGCCGCCGCGGTCTCGCTGCCGGCGCTCTTCCCCGAGCTGCGCGACAAGTGCGTGGTCGTCAACGGCGTGGCCAAGACCTACGCCATGACCGGCTGGCGCGTGGGGTGGATCATCGGCCCCAAGGACGTCGTCAAGGCCGCCACCAACCTGCAGTCGCACGCCACCTCGAACGTGAGCAACGTCGCGCAGGTCGCCGCCCTGGCCGCCGTCTCCGGTGACCTGGTGGCCGTGGCCGAGATGCGGAAGGCCTTCGACCGCCGCCGCCAGACCATCGTGCGGATGCTCAACGAGATCCCCGGTGTCGTCTGCCCCGAGCCGGAGGGCGCGTTCTACGCGTACCCGTCGGTCAAGGCGCTGCTCGGCAAGGAGATCCGCGGCAAGCGGCCGCAGAGCTCGGTGGAGCTGGCCGGGCTGATCCTGGAGGAGGCCGAGGTCGCCGTGGTCCCGGGCGAGGCCTTCGGCACCCCCGGCTACCTGCGCCTGTCGTACGCGCTCGGTGACGAGGACCTCGTCGAGGGCGTCTCCCGGCTGCAGAAGCTGCTGGGCGAGGCCAAGGCCTGA
- a CDS encoding adenosine deaminase, producing MARDVSLLPKAHLHLHFTGSMRPATLLELADKYGVHLPEALTSGEPPSLRATDERGWFRFQRLYDIARSVLRSPDDIRRLVREAAEEDARDGSGWLEIQVDPTSYAPRLGGLIPALEIILDAVETASRDTGVGMAVLVAANRTKHPLDARTLARLAVRYTDRGVVGFGLSNDERRGLARDFDRAFAIAREGGLLAAPHGGELAGAGSVRDCLDDLHASRIGHGVRAAEDPRLMAKLAERGVTCEVCPASNVALGVYEQPEQVPLRTLFDAGVPMALGADDPLLFGSRLAAQYELARDAHGFTDEELAELARQSVRGSAAPEGVRTKLLAGIDDWLSD from the coding sequence ATGGCACGCGATGTATCCCTCCTCCCCAAGGCGCACCTCCACCTGCACTTCACCGGCTCGATGCGGCCCGCGACGCTGCTGGAGCTCGCCGACAAGTACGGGGTGCACCTCCCCGAGGCACTGACCTCGGGCGAGCCGCCCAGTCTGCGCGCGACCGACGAGCGCGGGTGGTTCCGCTTCCAGCGCCTGTACGACATCGCGCGTTCCGTGCTCCGCTCCCCCGACGACATCCGCCGTCTGGTGCGCGAGGCCGCCGAGGAGGACGCCCGCGACGGATCGGGGTGGCTGGAGATACAGGTCGACCCCACCTCGTACGCGCCGCGCCTGGGCGGGCTGATCCCGGCGCTGGAGATCATCCTGGACGCGGTGGAGACCGCCTCCCGGGACACGGGCGTGGGCATGGCCGTCCTCGTCGCCGCCAACCGCACCAAGCACCCGCTGGACGCCCGTACGCTGGCCCGGCTCGCGGTGCGCTACACGGACCGCGGGGTGGTCGGCTTCGGGCTCTCCAACGACGAGCGCCGGGGGCTGGCCAGGGACTTCGACCGCGCCTTCGCCATCGCCCGGGAGGGCGGCCTGCTGGCGGCCCCGCACGGCGGCGAGCTGGCGGGCGCGGGCAGCGTCCGCGACTGCCTGGACGACCTGCACGCCAGCCGCATCGGGCACGGCGTGCGGGCGGCGGAGGACCCGCGGCTGATGGCGAAGCTCGCCGAGCGCGGCGTGACCTGCGAGGTCTGCCCCGCGTCCAACGTCGCCCTGGGCGTCTACGAGCAGCCCGAGCAGGTGCCGCTGCGCACCCTCTTCGACGCCGGGGTGCCGATGGCGCTCGGCGCCGACGACCCGCTGCTGTTCGGCTCCCGGCTCGCCGCGCAGTACGAACTGGCCCGGGACGCGCACGGCTTCACCGACGAGGAGCTGGCCGAACTGGCCCGCCAGTCGGTGCGCGGTTCCGCGGCGCCGGAGGGCGTGCGGACCAAGCTCCTGGCGGGGATCGACGACTGGCTCAGCGACTGA
- a CDS encoding TetR/AcrR family transcriptional regulator: MLTPESTPTRTRILDAAERLMRTIGLARTTTKEIAKAAGCSEAALYKHFSSKEELFVQVLKERAPRLGPLMAELTADPGDRSVESCLTDIARTAVLFYESSVPIAASLFAEPALLARHRDALRPMGSGPHVPLRELARYLRAERDSGRIRADADPEAAAALLLGACFQRGFLNCYLGEPVDDQPLDDFALAVARTVLAGISR; the protein is encoded by the coding sequence ATGCTCACCCCCGAGTCAACACCCACCCGGACGCGGATCCTGGACGCCGCCGAGCGCCTGATGCGCACCATCGGCCTCGCCCGCACCACCACCAAGGAGATCGCGAAGGCGGCCGGCTGCTCGGAGGCCGCGCTCTACAAGCACTTCAGCAGCAAGGAGGAGTTGTTCGTCCAGGTGCTCAAGGAGCGGGCGCCGCGGCTCGGGCCGCTCATGGCCGAGCTCACCGCCGACCCGGGCGACCGCAGCGTCGAGAGCTGCCTCACCGACATCGCGCGCACCGCGGTCCTCTTCTACGAGTCCAGCGTGCCGATCGCCGCCTCGCTCTTCGCGGAGCCCGCGCTGCTGGCACGGCACCGTGACGCACTGCGCCCCATGGGCTCCGGGCCGCACGTGCCGCTGCGGGAGCTCGCCCGCTACCTGCGCGCGGAGCGCGACAGCGGGCGCATCCGGGCCGACGCCGACCCCGAGGCGGCCGCCGCGCTGCTGCTCGGCGCGTGCTTCCAGCGCGGCTTCCTCAACTGCTACCTGGGCGAACCCGTCGACGACCAGCCGCTGGACGACTTCGCGCTCGCCGTCGCCCGCACGGTCCTGGCCGGGATCAGTCGCTGA